One Manihot esculenta cultivar AM560-2 chromosome 6, M.esculenta_v8, whole genome shotgun sequence DNA segment encodes these proteins:
- the LOC110618099 gene encoding ADP-ribosylation factor-like protein 2 isoform X1, with the protein MMWASVRRKVLSGSSTTYLVEENMRLRTELQKKIQELEKYRLSGASLLILANKQDLKGALTPDEIAKVLNLENMDKTRHWKIVGCSAYIGEGLLERFDWLVQDMMIP; encoded by the exons ATGATGTGGGCAAGTGTAAGGCGAAAAGTTCTCTCTGGCAGCTCTACTACTTATTTG GTAGAGGAGAATATGCGATTAAGGACTGAACTTCAGAAAAAAATTCAGGAACTTGAAAAATAC AGGCTTTCTGGAGCATCTTTGCTAATACTAGCAAATAAGCAAGACCTAAAAGGTGCTCTTACACCAGATGAAATTGCTAAG GTACTAAACCTGGAGAATATGGATAAAACCAGGCATTGGAAAATCGTGGGCTGTAGCGCATACATAGGGGAGGGGCTGCTTGAGAGATTTGATTGGTTGGTTCAGGACATGATGATACCTTAG
- the LOC110618099 gene encoding ADP-ribosylation factor-like protein 2 isoform X2: MMWASVRRKVLSGSSTTYLVEENMRLRTELQKKIQELEKYRLSGASLLILANKQDLKGALTPDEIAKVCLFQQL, from the exons ATGATGTGGGCAAGTGTAAGGCGAAAAGTTCTCTCTGGCAGCTCTACTACTTATTTG GTAGAGGAGAATATGCGATTAAGGACTGAACTTCAGAAAAAAATTCAGGAACTTGAAAAATAC AGGCTTTCTGGAGCATCTTTGCTAATACTAGCAAATAAGCAAGACCTAAAAGGTGCTCTTACACCAGATGAAATTGCTAAG GTGTGTTTGTTTCAGCAGCTATAA